One stretch of Segatella copri DNA includes these proteins:
- a CDS encoding helix-turn-helix transcriptional regulator: MKDRIRQLMEDQHLTQQNFAQMIGISTATLSNIFNGKTNPSLSIVDGIHKSFPQVNVYWVLYGTPPMYQNQASQGGSEEGAADMYQGITDGAAGGAEGMKQGSQPSGAASAEPMLDFGAEGAAASPTSPSLFDQPQMQGVNRTPKNIAQAAVKYVDKPQRKINEIRIFYDDQTWETFVPKK; encoded by the coding sequence ATGAAAGATAGAATCAGACAGCTGATGGAGGACCAGCACCTCACTCAGCAAAACTTCGCTCAGATGATCGGAATCTCGACCGCTACACTGAGCAATATTTTCAACGGGAAGACCAATCCATCGCTCAGCATTGTGGATGGCATCCATAAGAGTTTTCCTCAGGTAAACGTTTATTGGGTACTCTACGGTACTCCTCCTATGTATCAGAACCAGGCTTCCCAGGGTGGCAGCGAAGAGGGTGCTGCAGACATGTATCAGGGCATTACGGATGGAGCAGCCGGTGGTGCTGAGGGAATGAAGCAGGGCAGTCAGCCTTCTGGAGCCGCCTCTGCCGAGCCTATGCTCGATTTTGGAGCCGAAGGAGCCGCAGCCTCCCCTACTTCTCCTTCGCTCTTTGACCAGCCTCAAATGCAGGGTGTAAATCGTACACCTAAAAATATCGCCCAAGCGGCGGTAAAATATGTAGACAAACCGCAAAGAAAGATCAACGAAATCCGTATTTTCTACGATGATCAGACCTGGGAAACCTTCGTTCCTAAGAAATAA
- a CDS encoding prephenate dehydratase produces the protein MKRIAIQGELGSFHDITAHQYFEGEQIEIICCATFEEVFENIKRDPTVVGICAIENTIAGSLLHNYELLRQSGTTVVGEHKLHIEHSICCLPEDDWSTLQEVHSHPVALMQCGKFLANHPDLKAVEAEDTAGSAAYIAQHKVRGWAAICSSYAAHMYGMKVLQEDIHDNPHNYTRFLVVCNPQKAALLRPIEKANKASIVFSLAHDKGSLSKVLTILSFYDINLTKIQSLPNIGHEWEYLFYVDLTFDNLTRYRQSIDAITPLVKKIKVLGEYEEKE, from the coding sequence ATGAAGAGAATAGCAATTCAAGGAGAGCTGGGATCTTTCCACGACATTACCGCCCACCAGTATTTCGAGGGCGAACAGATTGAAATCATCTGTTGTGCTACCTTCGAAGAGGTGTTCGAAAACATCAAGCGTGACCCTACTGTAGTAGGCATCTGCGCCATAGAAAACACCATTGCGGGCAGCCTGCTCCACAATTACGAACTGCTCCGGCAGAGCGGAACCACCGTGGTAGGCGAACACAAGCTCCATATAGAGCACAGCATCTGCTGTCTGCCAGAAGACGACTGGAGCACCCTGCAGGAGGTTCACTCCCATCCGGTAGCCCTCATGCAGTGCGGCAAATTCCTAGCCAACCATCCCGACCTCAAGGCGGTGGAGGCAGAAGATACCGCAGGCTCGGCAGCCTACATCGCCCAGCATAAGGTAAGGGGATGGGCAGCCATCTGCTCTTCTTACGCTGCCCACATGTACGGTATGAAGGTGCTGCAGGAAGACATCCACGACAATCCGCACAACTACACCCGATTCCTCGTGGTCTGCAATCCGCAGAAGGCAGCCCTGCTCCGTCCCATCGAAAAGGCCAACAAGGCGAGCATCGTCTTCAGTCTGGCTCACGATAAGGGATCGCTCTCCAAGGTGCTCACCATCCTGAGTTTCTACGACATCAATCTCACCAAGATCCAGTCGCTGCCAAACATCGGACATGAGTGGGAATACCTCTTCTACGTAGACCTCACCTTCGACAACCTGACCCGATACCGCCAGAGCATCGACGCCATTACGCCGCTCGTGAAGAAAATAAAGGTGTTGGGCGAATATGAGGAGAAGGAGTAG
- a CDS encoding dihydroorotate dehydrogenase, with the protein MADLSVKIKDLELKNPVMTASGTFGYGLEFADFVPLEEIGGIIVKGTTLEPREGNDYPRMAETPQGMLNCVGLQNKGVEYFCSHIYPQIKDIDTNMIVNVSGHSPESYAECAARINELDKIPAIELNISCPNVKDGGMAFGVTCEGAASVVKAVRKVYKKTLIVKLSPNVTSIADIARAVEAEGADSVSLINTLMGMAVDIEKRQPLLSIRTGGLSGPCVKPVALRMVWDVAHAVNIPVVGLGGISSAKDAIEFLMCGATAIEIGTANFIDPAVTKKVKDGINEWLDAHGCKSVTEIIGAIK; encoded by the coding sequence ATGGCTGATTTAAGTGTAAAGATAAAGGATTTGGAGTTGAAGAACCCTGTGATGACGGCATCGGGTACTTTCGGCTACGGATTGGAATTTGCCGATTTCGTTCCTCTGGAGGAGATTGGCGGTATTATCGTGAAGGGCACTACCCTGGAACCGCGCGAGGGAAACGACTATCCGCGCATGGCTGAAACGCCTCAGGGCATGCTCAACTGCGTAGGTTTGCAGAACAAGGGTGTGGAGTATTTCTGCTCTCACATTTATCCTCAGATCAAGGACATTGATACCAATATGATTGTCAATGTGAGCGGACATTCGCCTGAGAGTTATGCTGAGTGTGCTGCGCGCATCAACGAGCTGGATAAGATTCCGGCCATAGAGCTGAACATCTCCTGTCCTAACGTGAAGGATGGCGGCATGGCCTTCGGTGTAACCTGCGAGGGTGCAGCCAGCGTGGTGAAGGCGGTGAGAAAGGTTTATAAGAAGACCCTCATCGTGAAGCTTTCGCCTAATGTTACCAGCATTGCCGACATCGCCCGTGCCGTGGAGGCTGAGGGCGCCGATTCTGTTTCGCTCATCAACACGCTGATGGGTATGGCGGTGGACATTGAGAAGCGCCAGCCTCTCTTGAGCATCCGTACGGGTGGTTTGAGTGGTCCTTGCGTTAAGCCTGTTGCCCTGCGCATGGTTTGGGATGTGGCTCATGCCGTAAACATTCCGGTTGTTGGTCTGGGCGGCATTTCTTCTGCCAAGGATGCCATTGAGTTCCTGATGTGCGGTGCTACGGCCATTGAGATTGGTACGGCCAACTTCATTGATCCTGCGGTTACGAAGAAGGTGAAGGATGGAATCAATGAGTGGCTTGATGCTCACGGATGCAAGAGTGTGACTGAGATTATCGGGGCCATCAAGTAA
- a CDS encoding dihydroorotate dehydrogenase electron transfer subunit, giving the protein MKKYVLDLKVVSVEALSDKHVLIKLTDEKPLPEILPGQFVEVRVDHSPTTMLRRPISINFVDRENNQLWLLVAMVGDGTRQLGQLKEGDVLNCMLPLGNGFTMPTGKSQKYLLVGGGVGVAPLLYFGKLIKDFGAEVTFLLGARKATDLLELDEFAKIGKVCITTEDGSAGEVGFVTNHSVLENEKFDMISTCGPKPMMVSVARFAKKAGVECEVSLENKMACGVGACLCCVEKTTEGNQCVCKDGPVINIKKLTWEI; this is encoded by the coding sequence ATGAAAAAATATGTTCTCGACCTCAAGGTGGTTTCTGTAGAGGCGCTTAGCGATAAGCATGTTTTGATTAAGCTTACCGATGAGAAACCTTTGCCTGAAATCTTGCCTGGCCAATTCGTAGAAGTAAGAGTAGACCATTCGCCTACTACCATGCTTCGCCGTCCTATCTCCATCAATTTCGTGGATCGTGAAAATAATCAGCTCTGGCTGCTCGTAGCAATGGTGGGCGATGGTACCCGTCAGCTCGGACAGCTCAAGGAGGGCGACGTGCTCAACTGTATGCTGCCTCTCGGCAACGGCTTCACCATGCCTACCGGGAAGAGCCAGAAATATCTGCTCGTAGGTGGTGGCGTAGGTGTGGCTCCGCTCCTCTATTTCGGAAAACTCATCAAGGATTTCGGGGCTGAAGTTACTTTCCTGCTGGGTGCACGCAAGGCTACAGATCTGCTCGAACTGGATGAGTTTGCCAAAATCGGAAAGGTATGCATCACTACCGAGGATGGCTCGGCTGGCGAGGTAGGTTTCGTTACCAACCACTCTGTTTTGGAGAACGAGAAGTTTGATATGATTTCTACCTGCGGACCTAAGCCGATGATGGTGAGCGTGGCTCGCTTTGCCAAGAAGGCTGGCGTGGAGTGTGAGGTTTCTCTCGAGAACAAGATGGCGTGCGGCGTGGGCGCCTGCCTCTGCTGCGTAGAGAAAACTACCGAGGGTAACCAGTGCGTCTGCAAGGATGGACCTGTCATCAACATCAAGAAACTTACTTGGGAAATTTAA